Proteins found in one Apostichopus japonicus isolate 1M-3 chromosome 16, ASM3797524v1, whole genome shotgun sequence genomic segment:
- the LOC139982852 gene encoding 4-galactosyl-N-acetylglucosaminide 3-alpha-L-fucosyltransferase 9-like, whose protein sequence is MELEEWEALHHYRSPGQVWILATQEPAAIIPDFLPPKVYRYNTYNWSFTFHSTSDIHGAYGWYTPHDKPRSNTRGINWYQIKPKFASWVSSRHCEGLVWDRTKFVKDLNKFIPIDMYGVCGNATISRNRDIAKGVLKKYKFHVSLENSCCSEYLSEKVWNALQTWESVPIVLGGTKEEYDKYMPPHSYIHADDYKSMEELANYILVVGRNESLYNSYFDWRNIGTVQQQSFNDRFPVFQQGACKVVDKFEQHKRSPIRKSFDPYGPHWFGSCYRCGEHSWIQDYNFWGKRLLYSKSWEDNRTLYWM, encoded by the coding sequence ATGGAACTTGAAGAATGGGAAGCCTTACACCACTATCGTAGTCCTGGACAAGTATGGATATTAGCAACACAGGAGCCTGCTGCTATTATACCAGACTTTTTGCCGCCAAAAGTCTACAGATACAATACTTATAATTGGTCTTTCACTTTCCACTCAACGTCTGATATACATGGTGCTTATGGTTGGTACACCCCGCACGATAAGCCACGTTCAAACACCAGAGGTATAAATTGGTATCAAATAAAGCCAAAATTTGCCTCTTGGGTTTCGTCGCGACACTGTGAAGGATTAGTATGGGATAGGACCAAATTTGTAAAGGACCTTAACAAATTTATTCCTATTGACATGTATGGGGTATGTGGGAATGCCACGATCTCGAGAAATAGAGACATCGCCAAAGGTGTGttgaagaaatataaatttcatgtgAGTTTAGAGAATAGTTGTTGTAGCGAATATCTGTCTGAGAAGGTTTGGAATGCCCTACAGACATGGGAGTCTGTCCCTATCGTACTAGGTGGAACTAAGgaagaatatgataaatatatgcCACCTCATTCTTATATACACGCGGACGATTACAAATCCATGGAGGAATTAGCAAATTATATCCTGGTGGTAGGTCGAAACGAGAGTTTGTATAACTCGTACTTCGATTGGCGGAACATCGGAACAGTACAACAACAATCATTTAATGACAGATTTCCAGTTTTCCAACAAGGTGCATGCAAGGTAGTGGACAAATTTGAGCAGCATAAACGCTCTCCGATTAGGAAGTCATTTGATCCTTATGGACCACATTGGTTCGGCAGCTGTTATCGATGTGGAGAACATTCCTGGATCCAAGACTACAACTTTTGGGGAAAACGATTACTTTACAGCAAAAGTTGGGAGGACAACAGAACACTCTATTGGATGTAA
- the LOC139983820 gene encoding uncharacterized protein isoform X2 — protein MLKTGIASTEQLWEGKREHLARCWDYLILIGKAESMKRLQTEVLDGKELDDIKQIFEEKKESQILKNELAIVTKCHKFSHENALDEIQKISKDDDDDDDDDDDDDDDDDDDDNDDDDDDDHDDDHDDDDHDDDDHDDDDGDDDDDDDDDYDDDDGDAGDDDDDDDDDDDEDEDEDEDEDEDEDEEEDEDEDDDDDGDAGDDDDDDDEDEDEDEDEDEDEDEDEDDDQ, from the exons atgttgaaaacagGGATCGCCTCGACAGAGCAGCTTTGGGAAGGAAAGAGGGAGCACTTGGCGCGTTGTTGGGATTATTTGATACTGATTGGAAAAGCTGAAAGTATGAAGCGATTGCAAACAGAAGTATTAGATGGGAAGGAATTAGATGACATAAAGCAGATCtttgaagagaaaaaggaaTCGCAGATTTTAAAGAACGAACTCGCAATAGTAACTAAATGTCACAAATTTTCACACGAGAACGCTCTTGATGAAATCCAAAAGATAAGCaaagatgacgatgacgatgacgatgacgacgatgatgatgatgacgatgacgacgatgacgataatgatgacgacgatgacgacgaccaCGATGACGACCACGATGACGACGACCACGATGACGACGACcacgacgacgacgacggcgacgatgacgatgatgacgatgacgactaCGATGACGACGACGGCGATGCCGgagatgacgacgacgatgacgacgacgatgatgatgaggatgaggatgaggatgaggatgaggatgaggatgaggatgaggaagaggacgaggacgaggacgatgacgacgacggcGATGCCGgagatgacgacgacgatgacgatgaggatgaggatgaggatgaggacgaggacgaggacgaggacgaggacgaggacg ATGATCAATGA
- the LOC139983820 gene encoding uncharacterized protein isoform X1, translating into MLKTGIASTEQLWEGKREHLARCWDYLILIGKAESMKRLQTEVLDGKELDDIKQIFEEKKESQILKNELAIVTKCHKFSHENALDEIQKISKDDDDDDDDDDDDDDDDDDDDNDDDDDDDHDDDHDDDDHDDDDHDDDDGDDDDDDDDDYDDDDGDAGDDDDDDDDDDDEDEDEDEDEDEDEDEEEDEDEDDDDDGDAGDDDDDDDEDEDEDEDEDEDEDEDEDEDEDEDDNDQ; encoded by the coding sequence atgttgaaaacagGGATCGCCTCGACAGAGCAGCTTTGGGAAGGAAAGAGGGAGCACTTGGCGCGTTGTTGGGATTATTTGATACTGATTGGAAAAGCTGAAAGTATGAAGCGATTGCAAACAGAAGTATTAGATGGGAAGGAATTAGATGACATAAAGCAGATCtttgaagagaaaaaggaaTCGCAGATTTTAAAGAACGAACTCGCAATAGTAACTAAATGTCACAAATTTTCACACGAGAACGCTCTTGATGAAATCCAAAAGATAAGCaaagatgacgatgacgatgacgatgacgacgatgatgatgatgacgatgacgacgatgacgataatgatgacgacgatgacgacgaccaCGATGACGACCACGATGACGACGACCACGATGACGACGACcacgacgacgacgacggcgacgatgacgatgatgacgatgacgactaCGATGACGACGACGGCGATGCCGgagatgacgacgacgatgacgacgacgatgatgatgaggatgaggatgaggatgaggatgaggatgaggatgaggatgaggaagaggacgaggacgaggacgatgacgacgacggcGATGCCGgagatgacgacgacgatgacgatgaggatgaggatgaggatgaggacgaggacgaggacgaggacgaggacgaggacgaggacgaggacgaggacgacAATGATCAATGA